Genomic segment of Panicum virgatum strain AP13 chromosome 9N, P.virgatum_v5, whole genome shotgun sequence:
TGCTAGATTGTTCATATAAGCTTCTGAATTTGCCAAGCATTTGAAGTTGAAGCTCTAAGACATGTTATTGTGTCATCTTTCTGAATCTTTTATCGTTTTGAAGCTCAAGACATATTCAGTACAGAACTTGCTATAACTTTTGAACTTTATTTAATTTTGGCTTGGAACTTCTTACATATAGTATAGTTTTTAATTTAAATGTTCCTCGACTGTTGTTAATTGACCTGCCCAGCCGCTTTTCTCTTCAATAGAATCAGGAGCCTGCTGTCTTGTAAGCTCGATAAAATGTTCTGCTGATTTGGAGACCATGGATACTTTGTTATGTATGTGCTTTTCTGTAAGGTTTAGTTCAAATCAGCAGCATGCTGCTGTCCGTTACCGTTGTTTCCAGTCAAACTCAGAAAAGAAACTGACTAACGTTACCCGAGGTAACCAAACAAAATCTAGGAATCATTACTCTGTAACAGATAGCAGGGGTAGCTGATAACATTACCGTTACCACCCCATTGGCTGAACCAAAGTACCAAACACTATCCAAAATTTTGTTCTCCCTTCAGTTAGCTATTGATTCATTGCTGCATGCTGACCTTCCTTTGATCCGTAGTTTGATTAGGCTATTCTTTTTCATTGCCCCCATACTGAGTTACTGACATTAGTTCTTGGTACCCAATTAAGGTGGGGCTGTagtttatttttccttttttcttaatTTCCATGCACCGTTAGGCTGTTATGTCTCTCCTGGATTTGCGTAAACCTGTTGTTGCCATGGTTTGTTTTCTGTGGCAGTTAATTTTGAAGCAGCCCAGTTTGTTTCTGTTAGAGAAACTGAGGAAGAGCATTGCTTGATGCTCCATCCATTGAAAATGATTCTTCTAGTATCTCTTAATCGTGAGAGCATATGGATCGCCTATAGATAACTCATTTGTAGTATTTGTATCAGGCTTTGATGGTTGCTCCACAAGGATGAGATGGCCTCCCGTCCAAAGCTGTCTGGTATTCAGAAGCAGGTCTTGGCGCTGTACAGGGGATTCCTTCGGACAGCACGCCTAAAAGCCCCGGAAGAGCGGCGCAGGATCGAGTCTGTTGTCTCGGCAGAGTTCCGTGACAATGCAAGGAATGTTGATCATAGGAACTTTGTATACATAGAGTACTTGCTGAGGAGAGGGAAGAGGCAGCTTGAGCAGCTCAAGAATCCTGATATTACTGGACTTGCTACCCTTGAAGTAAAGAAATGAGGTATATCGTGTTTTACTAACCATGCAGTTCTTTAAGTACTGTAAATGCTTATGAAATCTTCTTATAGCTATAAAATCTGAGAATTACTAGCCAGTTCTTCCCTTTAGAACAATGGTGAATCGCTGATAGTTATCTGCAAAGTACCTACCATTTTCCACTTGAAGTTGTCTTATAAACTAGCTATTTCTTTCCCTTAGAACAATGTTGATAGCTATCCACAAAGTACTTACTGTTTTCCACTTATGAATGTTGAAGCAGAAAGTAGTCTTCTAAACTGTTAAGGAACTATGACCTGAAATCACGGTTTATTTAGAAAATGCTAAGATGGATTACTTGTACAGGATAACACAAACATGCCTTTTTTACGGCTATGACAAGAACCTGTGTTTCAATTCTATGTGTGTGTGACAGCTATGTTCATGATTCTCTCTAGTCTAATTCCATGACTGCCTTCTGCCttctactactactactgtGCATACATCTAAAGTACCATAATTCGATAGCTTTATGTTAttattattgttattatttTTATCTAGGTTAGTAACAATATATGGATGTTCATCAAATTTTCTTCTAGCACTTTTTTGTCAGCATTTCTTTTGGAAATTTCCAGGCCTCTCCATTGCCATAACTAAGCATAATGGGAAGATTTGGGAATCTCAAGAACATGCCATTGATGATGTCCGAAGAACATAAATATGACCATACATCAGAGTTTTTTTCAGCACTGACTTTATGGGAATCTCAAGATAAATCTAGTAGTACCTGTCTGGTTACTCAGATAGTAATATCAATTTTGCTCTATTTTTGTGTAACCATACTTCATACTGGGCTTATGTCATCCAAGGATTCTGGTGCAATCATTGAATTTGTATGTTTAGTGATTCGAACGATGTTAGCCTTGTTTAAAAAATGGTGTTGAAATTCTGTGATGAATCAGTAAGATTATTCCTGGCTTTGATAGCTTTGAAATTCTGTGATGAATCAGTAAGATTGTCCCTGGCTTTGATACCTGGTGTTTGGACATTTCTGTTATCATTCCCATGTCCAAATAATTTGCTACAATGCTATTTAAGTTCCTGCTGATCTTATCTCCATCAGAAGTAGCCTAATTCCATATCTGACTAACTATTTCCTTGATTTTTCCCTGATTATGTGATTTAGTCAATTTGTAAAGTTCATAGGAAAAAAGAATTTCGACGTTGCTTGTTACTTAGAAGCAACTCAAGCATAGCAATTCTGAGGCAACAGCAGAAACATATACATGCTCTATGTCGGTCACATGAGTTTGGGATATAACATACAGGATCTTCCAAACACATGGAAAAGAGAAGCTCATCTCTATCGTGAAATTGATTGATATGTACCTTGAGTCACTTCTCGCTTGTTGTTAATGCTTGTTGCATTCCAGAATCCTGTTCTGCATATCATCTTAAGACTAAAAAGTACTTTGAGGGTCTGACAGTAACTTTCCAAATCAGGATCATTTATTGGTTGCCATCTTATTTGTGAATGGTTCCTCTGCTCAGCCAGGATATTTCACTTCACTTGTGGATAATATGGTTGTCCAATCGAAATCGTTCTTTGTGTCTAATCCCTTTTTCCTGACGAATAGGTTTATGCTTTTGAGTGACAGGAGATTATTGGTCTATTACATGATGGAATGCTTTGTGGGATACTCCCCCATGTTATTCATCTTGGTAATGGACGTCCTAAACAGTCTTTTCATGAAAGCGGAAGAGGAGGGACTGCTCCTACCTCTCCATTCTGCTGGTCAGCGGCTATCTTTGTATGCAGATGATGTGGCTCTCTTCATAAGATCAGAAGAAGATGATCTGCAGATTACTAAGAATATCTTGCAAGTTTTTGAGAAGGCATCAGGGTTGCGAACGAACCTACAGAAAAGTTGTGTGATCCCAATTCAGTGCGATGATGAAATTGTGGAGGTTGTGAACAATACCCTACAGTGCACTACAACCTCTTTCCCCACCACTTATTTAGGGCTACCAATCTCGGTCAAAAAGCTACGAAGATGTGATTTATTAATCTGGATCGAGAAGATTGCCAATAAGCTTCCTGGTTGGAAGGCCCCTTTATTGAGTTTGGCTGGTCGTGCGGTCTTGGTGCGCTTTGTTATCACTGCCATCCCTATTTATCTGCTGATCGCCATCAGAGTGCCCAAATGGTTCATCCGAGCAGTGGACAAAATCAGGAGGAGTTTTTTGTGGAaaggaaggaaagaaatcaATGGTGGCAGCTGCTTAGTGGCTTGGGAAAAGGTCATGAGACCTATTGATTTGGGAGGCTTAGGAATTCATAACCTTGAAATTATGGGTTGGGCGCTGCAAATGCGTTGGCTTTGGAttgagaaaacaaaaccggatcgGCCTTGGGCTGGTCTTGAGGTCCCAGTTCACTCCAACACTGTTGCTCTGTTCGCTGTGTCGGTAGTCACTTCGGTTGGTAATGGGGAAAAATACTTTGTTCTGGTCTGATCGCTGGTTAGATGGCTGCAGCATAGAACACCTTGCACCTAATGTTTTCAAGTGCATACCTGCaagattgaggaaggcaagAACAGTGAAGGATGCTTTGCACGAGCTAACCTGGGTGTCAGACATCCGTGGAGCTCTTGGTTGGCAGGGTCTGGTTGAATATTTGGACCTTTGGGATGTGCTCACTGATGTTATTTTACATGGCACTAATGATACCCATCATTGGAAGTTCGAAGCTTCAGGGAATTTCTCCTCTAAGTCGGCATACAGGGCCTTCTTTGCAGGATCAGTGAGCTTTGAGCCATGGAAACGGCTTTGGAAATCTTGGGCCCCTAGCAAATGTAAAACCTTCATTTGGCTGGCCATTCGTAACTGGTGTTGGACGGCTGACCGTTTACAAAAAAGAGGGCTCCCTCACCCTGCTCGCTGCCCGCTGTGCGACCAAGAAGAAGTGACAGTCCAACATCTACTCACCACATGTGTCTTCGCCCGACAATTTTGGTTTAGCATCCTTCAACCACTGAATCTATCCTGCTTGGTTCCTGGACGCGCAGCTGGTTTGTTTGCAGATTGGTGGAGAAAATCTTGGAAAAGAGTGCAAAAACAGCTACGAAAAGGATTTAATTCACTGGTGATCCTTGGTGCTTGGACCATTTGGAAACATAGAAATGCCTGTGTTTTTGATGGAACAACACCAAACCTGCAGGGAGCTCTTCAAGCCTTCAAAGATGAGCTTCATCTATGGCAATTTGCTGGTGCCAAAGGGCTTACTGTTCTAAGCCAAGGGAGCGCTTTACTTGCTATTTAGAAGCTGTCTAGTATTGGTCTGGTCCTTTTTGTATCTTTCGGGTGTATATTTGGACTTTTTTCCTCTCTTAATATAAAGTtgtgcagctctcctgcgtgttcgataAAAAAAATGCTTTGTGGCCCCCTTGGAACCTCATATTGGTGCTATTTTGATGTTGCAGATTGCAATGGCAAAACAGCTCCTTTTCTTTTCAACATGATTTCCTGGTTGTTGGAACAAGATATGTATAGATTCATGCCCTGTCAATTTTTTGTCCTGTTAATGCTGTGTCCATTTCTGCTGGATATTAGATTTTGCTGTGCCCATCAGTTCCTGATAGGAATGTCTCAGAGATAGGAGAAAGAATGAGAAAAGAAGTCACTGCTTTCTTTCGGAGATAGGAGAAAGAATGATAAAGGAAGTCACTGCTTTCTTTCTGAACAGGGAAAAGGTCCAACATTTTCCTGAAGATCCTGTGTGTCTGGACATCCCAAGTTCTTCAAATTCTCTTCTTTCTTTCGCTGCCTTTTTGAAGGCCTGGTCAATCATTTCATTATGGATGATGCGATGAGATGTGATGCATGTATATTGTGTAGGGCTTGAGCAGGGAAAGCTTCTTGAGTGATCTCCCTCTTGGCCTTATCTCAATCCATCTTTTGTTTGCAGCCTTACAAAGTCTTTCGAAGGACATTCGAAACTCCTAGTGGACTACAACAAATCCAAAGCCAGCAGCTCAATAAAATAAGTAGTTGAAGGAAGAAGCAGCATTGCTCCATGATGATAGTATTCTGTGTGTGACCCTGAGTTTGATCATATCATCAAAGAAGTGCCAAAGAAACATGATTATTCACATCAAGCTTTTGTGGGTCACGGGTGGTGCAACAATGCAAGCATTAAGCTTGACACTATCTTTTCCCTCTTGGAAGCGAATGAGAAATTAGAGAACAACTGCTCCAATATGGGTGCATTTGACCAGGATCTAGTTTATCATTTTACTATTTAGATTCTATTTTCCCCGTGGAATGCATTCTTCGGTTAGTCAGAATCACTTTTGTAAATTGGTCTAGTCTATCAAGTTTAGTTCTTAAAAGAGTGTTTATGTGAGAGAGAGATAAGGCCATAAAAGGGGATTCAAGTGACACCATTTTGGTTGACCTTGGACTATATTATTTTTCTTATCAATTGGACTTGTATTTTATGGGTGTTAGAAACCAAATATGAGATACTCCCATGATACGGGTATACCTCTCTACATGTGTCCAAAGGGTAcaagttgtgtgtgtgtggggggggggggggaggtacTATATCATAGAAAACACGAAGTAGATGTGACTCCAGACATATCCATCAGTGAATCATTCTACACTCTAACATACATAGTTGTCTTATGTTGGAGTTCACTCGCCATAGCATTGGCTAGCATAGTCCATTTCAGCCAGAAATAAGTGTAAAGTGTTAATCCAAAATTAATGAGGAGGCAATGAAATGTTCATAATGTTACGCAATATTAAAATAATTAACTTATGTTGTCATTGTGGATACTGAGACAGAAGCAATAATGTTTGAAGCAACATATATTCAAGAGGACACACAGAATGATGACAACAAAGCAAAAGCAGACACCGGTTAGAAACTTTATCATCCATAGTAAACAAACTCTATAACAATGTTCATTGAACTTGGACTTTGATGGAGTACGTGCCAACAAGGGGCTGGCAAGATTCAGTACCTTAAGAATGGAGCAAACGCAACTAGTAATCGAATTGAAATATCACCGTGTAGGTACTCAATAAGCAAATACTAAACATGGCAATTGTAGcttaaaacattaatcaatattAATATTTCATACTTCGATGATGATATCCCCAAAatcattttgatatttttttggtataataataattaacttATTGGTAAGGTACCTTGGCGAACAACAACATAAATATCATACATATGAGATAACCTCTTCTAATTAATATTGAGATTTATAAAGAATCCATAACTGCCTACTACAAAAATGACGATATCTTGctaccaaaaatatttctatATTTGTAATACAATAACGATTCTATATTGTTTACTTATTAACTGCATTCTTCAGAAACATTGTAGCAAATTAATTACATCCTACATAATCTACAGTAACATTCTACCAAATATATTTCATGAATATTTTTGTATTGTACATTATTTGCCTCCAATATTGTATGACACCAATGATGGATTATTTACTTAATGCTTCCTTTATTTGCAAGCGTTAACATTTTGGATTAGATGGTCTCCAATGTGCAACTGTGACAAAAAGTCCCTACATAatatgataattatttttacatAATTACTATTTAAGAAGGTTTTTCACTAAAAATAAGTTATACTATTTTTCATATGATAAATCCAAATAGTTCCACTCAAATCAATGGTCCATTTTTTCTAGGGCATCATACATTTACGAATGGAGGTAGTACTCATAATCTATTGTGAAAAAATTATAATACTCGCATCTATTATAATGTACTAAGACCACTTCTACTTATACCGGCAACAATAAGTAATAGTAGTAGTACCACCATACTATGTAAACTATCTAAAATAGAACAAATACAACCATACCACTAATACCAAAACTATTGTTACAACTACGTTGTTGCTACAATGATATATGACTAATAACGATACTATACTATTAGTCCGACCACTATATAATAAATGATTTTATTCTACAATGTTTAAGATACTATTAAATGTTCCTAAATATTTTGTATCGACAAAAAAATCATCTTATATAGGAATATTTCTAAGGTTTGTATGAATCCCAATACTAA
This window contains:
- the LOC120691251 gene encoding uncharacterized protein LOC120691251, whose amino-acid sequence is MVVQSKSFFVSNPFFLTNRFMLLSDRRLLVYYMMECFVGYSPMLFILVMDVLNSLFMKAEEEGLLLPLHSAGQRLSLYADDVALFIRSEEDDLQITKNILQVFEKASGLRTNLQKSCVIPIQCDDEIVEVVNNTLQCTTTSFPTTYLGLPISVKKLRRCDLLIWIEKIANKLPGWKAPLLSLAGRAVLVRFVITAIPIYLLIAIRVPKWFIRAVDKIRRSFLWKGRKEINGGSCLVAWEKVMRPIDLGGLGIHNLEIMGWALQMRWLWIEKTKPDRPWAGLEVPVHSNTVALFAVSVVTSVGNGEKYFVLV